Within the Nicotiana tabacum cultivar K326 chromosome 11, ASM71507v2, whole genome shotgun sequence genome, the region TACAACAGCCGAATAAACAAGAAAAAGTGGTCCATATATGGTGTGAAAGTAGGATTTAGACAACCTGGTCAACCATTTTGTTGGTTCATCTACGGCAAATTCAAGAAAGGATCAACTCTAATTTAGTGAAAATAAACCAAActtgaaaattaaattattttgctttttcataaaataaaaccaATAGTAGGGGAGAGAGTTACATTAAAACTAGTAGTACTCATTTGTTTGAGATTTTATTTTTCCAAAGTGTGAATCTTGCTTCAACATCCctttaacatatatatatatttatgttaacccaataatatttaggaatttttaCGTCCTGTAGtaaaggttgataccttatttattttaaataaattccaACAACAATAGTATATTCAGTGAAATTCCATAAGTGGAGTTTGAAAAAGGTACCGTATACGCACGCAGCAGTCATATCCCTTACTTGCTAAAGATAAAGAAGTTGTTTTCGATAGATTCTCGACTTAAAGAAAGCTTAAGAGAAGTTCCCTTACCAGATATTTCTTTATTCTTGAAGCACCTATTCATAACCGATAATTAAGAGTGGAAGAATTTCATTCATTTCACTATATTCCTTTTATGGTGTAATACGGTATGTTGTTTTTTTGGTACATTTGTAACACTATATATGATGAATGATGCTATGAAACTGGTTTTATCCAAGTAAACATATATGCATTTACCACGTGTTTCGTATCGCTTAAAGGTCCCGACTAATCCAAATTTTGTAAGGAAAAACATTACCAAAAGAATTTCTATTCAGGGAACTCGAACCCAAAAGACTTCTAGTTAAGAATAAAGAATTCTTACCCATCCATCACAATCCTTGACTAGATGCTTTGTACGTGTCACTTGTAACTTGTAGGAATTTACAATGATCCGAAACTCATTATTGGAAATAATTGGATGGGGTTCTATGCATTTATCCTTTTCGTTATTAACGTCTTTCTATGATCTAATGGAGCTAAATTAACCTTCTTTTTTTCTCAGCAAGTTGTTACCCCAAGTTCACTCAACTAGTGGCTCCGACCTTTTCCATAATCTGCAAGTCTAGCACCCTAAGGGGTCGTTTTGCACGATGAATAAACAAAAATAATCCTggaatataaaatttaataatatcTTATTCCTTGTTTGGTTACTAAGCTTGGGATAAGTTATCCCGAGATTAAAAATAATACCGAAGTAACTTATACTTGCCAAATAATACCAGGAGccaaataaaacaacaaaaattgACAATTACAAAATTAATACAACATGCTaaacaattattaaaaaataataccaAAATAATGAATCTCCTCAActtgtcttcaaaccaaacgaGATCCCTAAAGTTATTCCAATGGCTTTGGAAATCAGAAAAGTTAATCAAGTACATAAGCTGTGAAGTATAAGCAAGGACTGGGAAACCCAAGATTTGTCACCTGAATACATTTTTTCTACATTTGGAACCTAAGGTAAGGTCCATTTGAACAGAAGAGCAGTATTAGGACAGAAGATTGTTATTCAACATCAAACTCATCTCAACATTAAAACCAGGGAAAACATTCATTTGCGAAAAGCAAACACGAACACATGTTGGAAATATCAAAAAATTTAGGGTAACAAATACCAAATAATCGTACATAGAAACTCCAAGAACAAAATTAGACAACATCTAATCAGATGTTCCCTCCTTGGTATTTCTCAGGAAATGATAAACTTACAATTTATGTCCAACTACTTAAAAAAGATTCAAATTCTTGATCACTAAATGACCTTTGATCAGACAAACGTAAGGCCTCCAAAGATGTTAACGACACAATACCTTGCTGCAAGagtaaataaaaatacatcaccAGCTTCACATAACATCAACAGGTAAAGATAAATAAGACGGAAATTGTAAATGACACTCACACAGCACAACATCAAGATAACAACAAACCAACTCTACAAAATGTGATGTGGTGATAGTAAGATACTTTGAACAGGCTAGAACATCTAAATCAATCATTATCATGACAAAGTataagatgaaatccaacttcTACCCGGGCTAAGTTTAAATGCTACACGTGGTACTCAGATGATACTAACAGCATTTTTAATGTCATATCTATAACAAATTGCATGGTCTGTTAGAACACCCTTCCCTGTTCCATGCTGCCCAAGCATAGGTTTGCAGTTAGTTTTCTGCTTATAGCTTCTGAATAGATCTTCGTGAAATGCGCTCCTTGAAAGGATGGAAGTTGTAACTAATTTTGTAGAAAGTAAAGCCAATAAAGACCCTATAATTAACCCGGAACAGGAGACATAACCATCATTTTACATGTTGTGAGCCTTGGTTTTTCATAACTTGCAAGCACACGGTAAACACAGGTTGCAAATGTTTCATAAAAACAGAGAAAAAGTCACTATAGAGATGAGCTTCTTTGTGCGGTTTGATTAACATGGAATGAAAGAACAGGACATCGATCCATAGGAACAAAAGAAGTATAAGATCTCTGTTTCATGCACTTTTGGGCATAAGGAGAAAACAACAGAATGCGCATTCGGTTGTATTCTTGAATTTGGAATGAAAAGAGGAGTAATGCTTCCTAGCACGGGACAAAGAATAAGACCACTTAGATTAGAATAGCATTCACAGAGATGTTCTAACATAGAGTAGAATCAAACATGGAAGAGATTCATTGACAACAGTTAAAAGATAGGCGCCTAATTCCAATACAATAGGGGTTTATCAGTGCAAGTCAACTGAACACCGTGATTGATGAGTGGGTAGGTTGGGCTAGGTGCACCTCTCGCCCAATGGGAAGTAATGAGGCTAGTCTCCCCTTCCCCTCCAAACCCCCCGAATGAAGTAGTGGGGGCCCCTTCCCGCGTATGcgcctttatttatattttttttatttttgaattaccaACGAAGAATCTTTCTAAAAAAAATCTCTCTGGCAAAACACAATTCGTCGAGTTCAATTCAAGGTGCACCttgcttctttcttttttttcttttttcaggtAGCTTTTTCTTACGCCTATTTAGCTAGTGGGGCATTGGTCATAGCCGAATTCATCGAagggataaaaaaaataaagagaaagggaagttttttctttctttcaatccaAATAAGAGAACAAAGCAGTGTTTTAAAAAGCGACGAAGCGACGCGAAGCGATGCCTTGTCGCTTTTCCATGCCTGAGGCGAGGCGACCACACGAAGCGCTCGCTTCAGTAGAAGAAGCGCGAAGCGAGAAGCGACAAAGCGCTCGCTTTTCTGATGGAGGGGGTCAGttttaaggaaaaaaaagtttgggtcagttttttttaaaaaaaaaagtttgggTCTGTTTTTTTATTATACAAAACAGACCCCTAAACTAAGTAAAGACCATTTCTCTCAAAATCAATTGTTGCTAGGGTTCAAGACTTCAACAGAGAAGCTCCaggttatttttcttctttcttctcctttttttctttcttctttcttcatctTGTTCCTGTCCAGTCACCTGCTCATAGCTAGGAAAGGTGCGaaattttttttctcctttttttctactTATTTAGTATTATAGCCTTTATTAATTAATTTGTATGTGTATTTCACTTTATAAAGTTAATtattgtgtgtgtgtatatatatatatatatattattttcagtttatttgattagtattttagcctttatttattactttttatGTGTATTTCAATTTATAAAGTTAATTTTTATGTGATTTTGCTTGTGTTATGGTTTATGGAGGAATTGGTGGTAGTGGTACCTActtttaagtttttaaattgaaCTTTTTGCTTATTTATATTATGTCTTTGCAAGGTCattatgtttttaagaattgcGCTTCACTTCAATGAAGCGTGTGCTTCGCTTTTGAAGCGAGGCGAGCCCCTGCCGCTTTTTTGCGCTTCTCGTTCTCAAAAACACTAGAACAAAGAAACCACTCAAAAATGGAAGTTAGATAAAGAAGTCTGAGTAAGAACTAGCACTAgacttccccccccccccttttcttttctactttttttctctccttttgtTTGTGCTTCCACTCGggtttttcattcttttttataGAGACCCGGGGAAATTCTATATAATAATACATGTAGAAAGGTGAGGGAGAGGTACTTTTGCCGGCATACGGAAAGAAAATCCGGGACGACGACTTTCAAAAGACGAGTAAGGGGCAGAAAAGAGGGAGGCTCTCGAAACCAAACGAGACTAGAAAGAACATAGGAATTAGCACCATTCATATGAGTTCTTTTGTCTCTTCGAGACAACAAAAGGACAACCCTCTCTATATCTCGGTCTCGGTTTAGCATCATATATCGCTCTGAAGAGCATTTTTCTTGGTTGTAGTGCGGATGTTGGAGCAGCTCCTCTATGTTGTGGGtgtggaggggggggggggtctccGCCTGATAGAGGCGGAAGCCCAAGCCACCGGAGCTATCTACGTCAAGTTTGTCAATTGAAAGAGGAAGGGGGACAACTCAAATGCCAACACAGAAATAGAAAGAGTCGTGCTTCAAAGTGGAATTCTTCTAAGATCCATTGCTCGATTTTGCTGCACGCTCTACTCCCAAAATGCAGAGAGACTTGCGAAGGCAGATCCGGGTTGATTGGTCCGGAAAGTCATGGGAGAGGCAGGCTAAGTAAAATAATATATTGGTGCTATTGATTATAGAATCTTATGAATCAAGCACGACACACTTTCTATATCTCCTCCACCTACAACGTAAACAACTTAGCTTAGAACACAACGTGTTCGCCACCACACTGGTTGGTgccacaacaacaacatacctagtgtaatcccacaaatggagtctggggagggtagtgtgtatgcagaccttacccctaccttgtgcagGTAGAGAGGCGGTTTCTGATAGAAACTCGGCTAAGGAAAGCATAATCACAATAATAAAGAAGATAATTATAAAACCGAAGCAGAAGCAACATAATCAAGTGTAATAGACAtctaagaaaaaggaaatacgaGAGTGCAACACATATTTTGAGCAAATTGTTGAGGCCACCTTGGCATGTCAATGAACAATCTTTCAATTTATGTAAAAGTATTCAATATTTTAACACTGCAATTGTCCAAGGATATTATGCTAacagtaaaacaaaaaaaatcaattcgTAGAAATTTTAGACCGATTATAAAACTGGACAAAATGATCCTTTATTCATATTAATCTATATCTATAGCAGGACAATTCAGACAAATACAGAAACAAGTAGCACGCTAATAACTGCATACCATaacataataaaaaatttaaacaaaaataaagtacTTTTTGTGTTGCTTGGGTACATGAAAACTCTAACCTTAGATCCCTGGAACCATTACAGAAAACAAATTTACAAAATTTTctaaaaacaaatttaattaaaaCACAATTAAATTAGGACTGAAGATAAAATGTACCATTGATTTAGGTGGCAGATTGGACTTGAATTTAGCTCTAACAACACCACTGTTACCATGTGGCCTACAAACTTTACCCCAAATACAACGATAATGTGAATTATTCTTCTTTGTTTTGGCCTTGTAAATATAAGCCATACGCTTTCCTAAGTACCAATCCACTTCTTCTTTAGTATTCACTCCCTCAATCTGAATCAATGACGTGCTTGGATACTGATTCGACTTCGACCTTAaaatcaaatatatttttttccaaaaaaaaaaatcaattcgtGCCCAAAATCAATTGAAAAACACAAGTTAAATCCATAaactttggaaaaaaaaattaactttaccTTTTGTATCCAAGAACGGTACCTCTAACATAGAGCCTGCGAGAAGAAAGGAGAAAAGGGAAAGTAAGAATGTGATTTTTACAGAGGATTTTATGAAAAGGAGATGGAGATTGTAgttgaaaatgagagagtattataCCTTACACGCTCTCCTTGGCGTCCCTTCACCATTTTCGACTGTGGGGCTCCACAACTGAGGAATTTGCCGGCAAGAAAGCTAAGCTAAATCCCTAGAATGTAGTAGAAGAGAGTTATTTATATTATTGGGTGGGGGTAGTATTTGGTTGAACAACGGGTGGGTTTGAGGCCCAGTTATAAATTGTTGGGCTCGACAATGATTTTGGGTCTAATTGAGAAGAAGAAGGTCAATGGTAGAAATGACAGGTAGCCACTTTAAAggctgctatttaggaattaaaTTCAGTTAAATTTTTCTGGACAAAATATCCTGAAGTtaaaattttaattcaaaaattTCAGAGCAAAATAAGTACCGAATATTCTCCGAATAGTATTCCCAAAAATAGTTGTTTGTGCACCTACCCCATAAAAATGCAATGGTTGGCCAATTTTTGTGCTTCTTTCTTATAGTTAGCGACCACTTGAAATGtaattcaaatacccaatttttaatgtgaaaaataaaatttaaataaaaatacccCTAGATAGAACACGAAAAAATTCCAACACACTTTACTGGAGTTCGAAACTCACTACGAGCGAAAATGTTAAATCTCCATGAATTGGTGAATTGAGCTGTCTGTAAATGCACTCgaatggagaagatgaagaaattaagaagaagCAAAAACAGAGAAGAACAAAGCTTCAATTTTCATTACTGCACGTGCTATCCTTACAAGGCTGTATATATACATCTCTAATCTAATGAATGACAGTTGTAAATCAACTAACTAATACCCCACTAACATAAGTTAGTTAACACTGTTAGtaactaactaattaactagccaTGGTCAGCTAACTACAGTCAACTAATCTTTAGTCAAGTAATTGTTGTGCAATTGCTGTTTAATTCTTCTACACCCCCCTCAAGCTAGGAGATATGAAGAGGTTTTTCATGCCTAGCTTGGATATGAGATAATGATGTTGGATTTGAGTGAGTCCTTTGGTAAGAATATCAACTTGTTGCTATGAGAAACTCAAATGATGAAGACAACCCAACCCTTGTTTGACTTTCTCCCATATGAAATGGCAATCGATGTCGATGTGCTTGGTGTCGACGCCCCCCTTttcctctaaccgtggggtcagaaatcgggtatacgacattgggaggacaacctattccctttcgagaattgggtttggaagttgaagagtcgccacctaatgattatagtgcattaggacactttaagaaaggtttgagatgaagagaccagagattagggtaagggctagaaattatcctgaGGGGAAGGTggtaggcacccctcaggatccacaagtggggttcccgaccatgttacaattgtgactttaagaagacaAGTAAGAGAACAAGCAAAGGGATTCACATAGCTTAGCAAACAAGCTTAAGAGTTGAAGAAATAGAGTGTTTAGAAAATTAGtcttaaaagaaaactaaaaaaaataacaagtaaagggaaagggggtcctaggtttattgattaatatggatcacttcaatgcaatatccagcaatcactcctcagaagaggggtcgcacgtgatattagcgcaccggtcatcatatccatattctacccttcccaccctgttaaggtgtTAAAGAGCgtttagtctcgtttacttattgcatgctaatacccgtcccgacctatcagtcccggggtattaggacttctaatcctaagagggaagaaagggatggggcctttatggagtttaaaggataaaattctagtttcgacattcaaaacaaatatcaaataaagggATGAGTAAACAAGCAAacaaggctcaagtaaaccccttaaatcagacaacacttagtttagcatgtcttagcatatactgatttggtcttaagtTAAAAATTAAGCGGCGAGCGGACTGGTTCAACACATATATTTAGACAGAAAGTCTGCATTAGGCAACTCAGATACAATTGTCAGAGATTAAGGTACTTAATTAACACGAGTGGGATTACTGATTCTTTTGAAAAATAGACAGAAAAGTTTTGAAGAAAAGGAAAGCCGCAGACTTAACAAAACGACGTAGAATAGTTCCCAGAAGACAGACCATTGAATTGCAGATTAGTAGAGAAAGAGCAATTTTAACAAGTTTCAAAAGAGGCAGATTGTTTAAGGAGAAAACGAGTTCGAGCTGCAGAACTtattaaaaaaatgataaaatacagAAAAGTGATATGTAACTGAGTTGGAAATCGTTCGTCGAACTACCAGAAAAGGCAGTAAGTTTCAGAAAGCATGCAAGTTTACCAGAAGATTAGGTTTTAGAAAGAGTTGCACTAATCCGAGAAGAGGCTCAATGGTTCGGAGAACCACTGGTTTTTGTCCGTTAGTCATTGAAATCGTTACTGCTTTTAGACGAGTGAGACAAGTTTGATATTAAAAacttcctatagacatgatctctacgaGTCATTTGTTTTAAACCATGTTAACAAAATTGTAAATAGATGCTGATTTGATTAACCCTAAAAATTTGCCTAATATCGTGAACATGCacattcctatagacatgatatctatatgcaaGATTGCAGAAAGTTAAATATtgtctcctataggcatgatttctatgtgattggATTAGAAacattaaaaagaattaaaaccCTAAAGCATGGTTTCCACCCTTTGATACAGGAAAGTAAAATCCCTCACACACCCTTTTACTAGATTCCCCGAGTTTGTACAAGTTATTACACaccaaaagaaaagataaaaatacatcAAAGACCAACAACTGCATCCGAGGaacctaattcaatcttaatgtctAATAATATGTGATTAACCAATTCTgaatccagatttccaaagccttctcttatccaAAGTGTTTTAGAGTTCTAAGGAATCTCAAGGATTCTCGGCATTGCTTTCACCCAGGATACCATTAAAAGaatagtgtagtgtggaagagccagccctcaaACATCCAAGTTCAGTGAgaactcaagggtcccaaagcatggcttgcaAGAAGGGGGCAAAACTTAATTGCTAAGAATGAGTGTAAGTGTGAAAAGGGGATGGGGAAGTCATAACAgattggtggtcatacccagccataaGGCTGGCTGGCACACCCCCTGACCAACCTGTTTAGCCAAACAAATAAGAGCaagacctattgaaggtcagacCAAGGTCTGGACAGTGATTAGGACACTGCCAGACCAAGGTCTTAGgctcaaaacacacataagggGAAAGGGGAAGTGGGAATTGGTTTGAGTTAAGGGGTTCAAAGAACCCAGTTCAAAGTCATGGGCAGCAATAACAGAGTGCTATCATGGCTAGAACCATACTCTcatacaaagaggaaaaaagagaggGAATTCACATAAGAAAAGTAGCCACAAAGTTGCAGAAACATAGTAAAGAAGAACATAACAGACTAAGAAGTAAACACATAGTGGAGGAGCATTATTTAAATTAAGAGTGACATACAAGTTGCAAAGTAAATAAACAGCAGAATAACAGAGTAAGCAGACAGCCAGAAATTAGCAGGAACAGACTTAAGTCTTCAGCAAAAAAACTTGAGAGTTCAAAAGGAACTCAAGAATGTTTCAGGCAGTAAAAGAGAAGAAGAGCAAAGTGTTCAGTGTTAGAAGCAGAGAAAACAGTAGTAGAGAAAGTATTGAACTTGTGTCGTCTCGAGTGTTTGTGTAAAAAAAAACTCTATTAGAACTTGTGAGAGCTGTGAGCTTTTTTAGTGCAAAAACGAGTAGACAAGaaggcaagaaaataaaatcTCAGTCAATCAAATAAAATCTCCCTTAGTCaaagggatttgatttcaaacgaGAGTGAGTAATTAAGGAaaggaaaataatgaaaaccTTTCAGAGTAGCATAATAAAGGGTAGGTTCATATAGAGTCTATTTAAGGTAAGAAACTATAGTACACGGTTTTGAAAGAATAAGGAAACAAAGTAATCAAACAGCTGGAAAGTTTTAAAAGCTTTGAATGAACTTAGTCAGGAAAATAGGGAAGAGGCTAAGTTGTaaaaaatcagtagcaaatcAATCGAGCCTCAGTAAAAGGAGATTGAAATCAATCACAAGCTAATAGTATCAATTCAAAAAGAACAAAACCCTCGTATATAAGCATGCTAGTATCAAGCAAGAAAGAAAGATTGGCATAAACAGTTTTAGAATCATAAGCAAAAAAAGGAAAGCAAGTTTCAGTTCAGTCAATGAACTCAGTACAAATTTGAGAGCCTAGGATTTCTAGAGTAGAACCCTAGAACCAAAAGCTCGCAAAATCCCCAAATAGGGTTTCAGTCCGAGTAGGACACACAAAAAGAGAAGGCAAACTCAGCAATCCATATCATCTTCCAGAAACAGGTTCTTTATTGCTGCTAGTGCCTCGTCTTCCTCTGATCCGTACAAAGTGTCGGATGACTGAAAAGTCTGCTCCAACTGAGGTATAGGGTGCTCAAGCGGATAGTATGGTCCGCGCCATGGAGGTGACCagtggttgaactcctcccaagtgtactcataccttAGGCCAAAAGTGGTACCGTGCTTCTTCAGCTTGATAGGTTTGGTGATACCTTgcaggttcttgccaagtcctttTCCGGGTTCATACCCGCTCCAATTCAGGATGCTTTCGATCTTGCTATCCCACCACTTGTCTTTGTCTACAGCATTGACCCGCTCGATGTGGTGGCACGTTTCTCCTCCTATCCTtcttctgcctccaatcatcgaaatggtttggcgactgtatttagggttgctaccatcgccatgaatgattACATCCtaatgattccattcaaattttacagCTTGATGCAaagttgatgctacagccccagcggcgtggatccagggtcgtcccagcAACAAATTGTAGGATGTTGGTACGTCAATGACTTGGAACTCGACATCAAACTAGGTAGGTCCCATCTGTAGGCATAGGCTATTTtctccaatggtggacctctgagatccATCAAAAGCTTTGACACTGATAGCCCCGTCTTTGACCTCGTGCAATCCCTTACCCAATGTCCTGAGAGTtatcaatggacaaatgttgaggctggatccCCCGTCGACTAAAATCCTGGTGATAAAGTGATCCTCGCATTGCgcagtgatgtgcaatgctttgttgtgaccAAGCCCTTCTGGTGGTAATTCGTCCTtatggaaggtgatcttgtggctttccagtacctgccccaccatgtttgccatttcgcCTCTTGTTATGTTGCTGggaacataagcttcactcagtaTTTTCATTAAGGCATTTTTATGTGCATCAGAGCTTTGCAGAAAAGCCAGAATAGAAATCTGTGCTGGCATTTTGTTCAGTTGCTCGACGACTGAGTACTCTTTGGCCTGTaccttcctccaaaggtcatcgggTCCGGTTTTAACAACCCGCCCGGAGGCTTGCTTGCTGGACTCAGCCAAGTGCTCTGGGGTGTATACCCTGCCTGTCTTAGTCATGCCCTGTGCGGCAATTGCTTCCCCGGTATATGTCTTTCCTTTCCTTCTAGCCTCAGcggtgtaatcccaaggtatagcATTTGTCTTGAACGGGGTCACATCTGTTATGGAGACCGGAATAGGCACCTTGGGAGGTAACATAGTAACTTCGACAGGTGTAGGCGCCTTTGGAATTCCGAACTCAACCTCAACCGGTTTTGGCGCTTTTGCAGAAGGTGCTTCAAACTCGAGCGGTACAGACACATTTACCACATCGCCCTTAGAGGGCTGAATCTGGACAACAATGGGAttgagagtaactattggcttcttagACTCGTCTCCTTCAGCTATCAACCCGATTGaccccttggggtcccaatcatcttcgatctcgatcatgtggaTGCCTCTACCCTCgtggtcaggcagagggttgttgcggacattaggagcgggctcctttgctataatgatcttgttgtcaatcaggttctgaatcttgtctttcaacgagcgACACTCGTCGATGGTATGGCCCTTCATCCCGGAACGGTATGCGCAAGTCTTGTTTGGGTTGATCCattgggaaggattttctggagttacgACTGGAATAGGGGTAACGTAACCAGCTGCTTTGAGTTTTTCGTAGAgttggtcaattggctcagcaatggctgtatattgtctgggaggtctgcggtcaaaatttggcctgggtctagggaaattttggcgagtgggaggtgattggtagtgagagggttgggcattataggtttggtaaacaggtgcaggttgagagtatctaGGTAAAATGGATTGATATGCGGGAGGTGGAGATaattggtaaacgggtggtggaaTTTGGTAGGTGGGTGATGGTGCTTGGTAGTTTAGGGAAggttggtatgtgagtggagttgAGGGGTATGATTGGTATTTCATAGGGGAATTGTTTCTTTGCGCAGCCATCACGGAATTCACGTCCTTTTTTTttgacgtgccaccagactgtaaagccttgttggtggcctgcaacgCTTCGAGATTAGTGACCATACCGTTCTTGATaccttcttcgatcctttctcccaacttgatgatgtcggagaactttTGACCTTCTATCAACATCAGCCTCTTGTAgtattgcgggtcctgagcccggacaaagagcCTATTCATCTGCTCTTCTTCCAAGGCCGGCCTTACCTTAGCGGCTTCTgtcctccaacgagtagcatactcgcgaaaggtCTCTGTGGGTTTCTTCTTCAtattttggatatagaacacatctggtgcattctcagtattgaacctgaaccggtctaTGAAATCGGACGCCATATTCACCCAATTTGTCCATTTCTTCGCATTCTGGCTAATATACCAAGATAATGCGTCacccttcagactcctcatgaacagcttcatgcggatcttCTTGTCCCTTCCGACTCCTACCAGCTTATcataattgtcacacctcctttttccgccc harbors:
- the LOC107815581 gene encoding large ribosomal subunit protein eL33y isoform X3 — its product is MVKGRQGERVRLYVRGTVLGYKRSKSNQYPSTSLIQIEGVNTKEEVDWYLGKRMAYIYKAKTKKNNSHYRCIWGKVCRPHGNSGVVRAKFKSNLPPKSMGSKVRVFMYPSNTKTRYCVVNIFGGLTFV
- the LOC107815581 gene encoding large ribosomal subunit protein eL33y isoform X1, whose product is MVKGRQGERVRLYVRGTVLGYKRSKSNQYPSTSLIQIEGVNTKEEVDWYLGKRMAYIYKAKTKKNNSHYRCIWGKVCRPHGNSGVVRAKFKSNLPPKSMVHFIFSPNLIQGIVSLTSLEALRLSDQRSFSDQEFESFLSSWT
- the LOC107815581 gene encoding large ribosomal subunit protein eL33y isoform X2, whose translation is MVKGRQGERVRLYVRGTVLGYKRSKSNQYPSTSLIQIEGVNTKEEVDWYLGKRMAYIYKAKTKKNNSHYRCIWGKVCRPHGNSGVVRAKFKSNLPPKSMGSKVRVFMYPSNTKSTLFLFKFFIMLWYAVISVLLVSVFV